In the Populus trichocarpa isolate Nisqually-1 chromosome 1, P.trichocarpa_v4.1, whole genome shotgun sequence genome, one interval contains:
- the LOC7495780 gene encoding cytochrome P450 94B3, which produces MANPMSLFVLQVVSFLLLYILLLYLFNVILSRFRRVQEFSGHKPPTYPIIGCLISFYKNRGRLLDWYTELLAESATNTIVVHRLGARRTIVTANPKNVEYMLKTNFNNFPKGQPFTEILGDFLGYGIFNVDGELWRAQRKFASHEFSAKSLREFFMITLEEEVEKGLLPILESLAVTAEVVDLQELLRRFAFNMVLKVSLGIDRCCLDPSQPVPPLTRAFDEASEICAKRGAAPLFIVWKMKKWLGIGSERQLKSAVEEVHRYVSEIIINKKRMIEEGESRSEDLLSRLILAGHEEEVIRDMVISFIMAGRDTTSAAMTWLFWLLSCHPDIEKEVVKETRLLMERMLDYDSLKELNLLKACLCESMRLYPPIAWDSKHAVVSDLLPDNTPVRAGDRVTYFPYGMGRMEALWGEDCFKFKPDRWFVEANDRRELQEVCPCKFPIFQAGPRVCLGKEMAFIQMKYVMASILDRFKIKPLSSASPVFVPLLTAHMAGGLEVLVQKRTQTTSINKQLN; this is translated from the coding sequence ATGGCAAACCCCATGTCTCTCTTCGTCCtgcaggtcgtatcattctTGTTGTTGTATATATTGCTTCTCTACCTTTTCAACGTAATTCTGAGCAGATTTCGGCGTGTTCAAGAGTTCTCCGGCCACAAGCCTCCGACGTATCCTATAATAGGATGTTTGATCTCATTCTACAAGAACCGGGGTCGTTTGTTGGATTGGTATACTGAACTGCTTGCAGAATCAGCTACCAACACAATTGTAGTGCACCGCCTTGGTGCACGAAGAACCATCGTGACAGCTAACCCCAAAAATGTCGAGTATATGCTCAAAACCAACTTTAACAACTTCCCCAAAGGGCAGCCCTTCACTGAAATTCTTGGGGACTTTCTTGGTTATGGTATATTCAACGTGGACGGGGAGCTTTGGCGCGCACAACGCAAGTTCGCCAGCCATGAGTTTTCCGCGAAATCCTTACGAGAGTTCTTCATGATCACATTGGAGGAAGAAGTAGAGAAGGGGCTGCTACCAATTTTGGAATCATTGGCGGTGACAGCAGAGGTGGTGGATTTGCAGGAGTTGCTAAGACGGTTTGCGTTCAACATGGTACTTAAGGTTTCACTAGGGATTGATCGATGCTGTTTAGATCCTTCTCAACCAGTTCCACCTCTTACAAGAGCTTTCGACGAGGCATCGGAGATATGCGCAAAACGAGGAGCTGCTCCCCTCTTCATAGTTTGGAAGATGAAGAAATGGCTCGGGATTGGATCTGAGCGACAGCTTAAGAGCGCGGTTGAAGAGGTTCATCGATATGTTTCTGAGATAATCATCAACAAGAAAAGGATGATTGAAGAGGGAGAGAGTCGCAGTGAAGACCTCCTCTCTCGGCTTATACTGGCCGGCCATGAGGAGGAGGTCATAAGAGACATGGTGATAAGCTTCATCATGGCAGGCAGGGATACAACCTCAGCTGCAATGACATGGCTATTCTGGTTGCTCTCTTGTCATCCAGATATAGAGAAGGAAGTGGTGAAAGAGACGAGACTTCTAATGGAAAGAATGTTAGATTATGACTCATTGAAGGAGTTAAATCTGTTGAAGGCATGCCTATGCGAGTCAATGAGGCTCTACCCACCCATAGCCTGGGACTCGAAGCATGCCGTAGTCAGTGACTTGTTGCCAGACAACACTCCCGTCCGGGCAGGAGACAGGGTGACCTACTTCCCCTACGGGATGGGAAGAATGGAAGCGCTATGGGGCGAGGACTGTTTCAAGTTCAAACCAGACCGGTGGTTTGTTGAGGCAAATGACAGGAGAGAACTCCAGGAGGTATGTCCTTGCAAATTCCCAATCTTTCAAGCTGGTCCCAGGGTGTGTCTTGGGAAAGAAATGGCCTTCATTCAGATGAAGTACGTGATGGCTTCAATTCTTGACCGGTTCAAGATTAAACCCCTAAGTTCAGCTAGCCCAGTCTTTGTCCCCCTCTTGACCGCTCACATGGCCGGCGGACTAGAAGTTTTGGTCCAAAAGAGGACTCAGACGACGAGCATAAACAAGCAATTAAATTAG
- the LOC7495776 gene encoding SWI/SNF complex component SNF12 homolog: MSMNNNNNNNNPPKSLGQSSSPFGNSGMVNPSMGANPTFPQAQAQMGAGFQGGQFQLSQAQATLQAHLKAQQAHAQAQAAHAAQVQAAHAQFQAQLQAQGVSLNQNQSAGIGNLGSSSPSFSTPGNASAKRLPQKPLGRPPGVPMSSMVSPLKPMDLSSAARRKKQKLPEKQLQDRVAAILPESALYTQLLEFETRVDAALARKKVDIQEALKSPPCVQKTLRIYVFNTFANQIRTIPKKPNADPPTWTLKVIGRILEDGVDPDQPGAVQKSNPLYPKFSSFFKRVSIQLDQRLYPDNHIIIWEHARSPAPHEGFEVKRKGDKEFSVNIRLEMNYVPEKFKLSPALMEVLGIEVETRPRIIAAIWHYVKARKLQNPEDPSFFNCDAPLQKVFGESKMKFTMVSQRISQHLSPPQPIHLEHKIKLSGNSPAGTVCYDVVVDVPFPIQRELSALLANAEKNKEIDTCDEAICTAIRKIHEHRRRRAFFLGFSQSPVEFVNALIESQSKDLKLVAGEASRNAEKERRSDFFNQPWVEDAVIRYLNRKPAAGSDAPRSM; the protein is encoded by the exons ATGTCtatgaacaacaacaacaacaataataacccGCCAAAGAGTTTGGGGCAATCTTCGTCACCATTCGGTAATTCAGGGATGGTCAATCCATCGATGGGCGCGAACCCAACATTCCCACAAGCGCAAGCGCAGATGGGTGCTGGCTTTCAGGGTGGTCAGTTCCAGCTGTCCCAAGCACAGGCTACTTTGCAAGCCCATTTGAAAGCGCAGCAGGCTCATGCTCAGGCACAAGCAGCTCACGCTGCTCAAGTTCAAGCAGCTCATGCACAATTCCAAGCGCAATTACAAGCGCAAGGGGTTTCTCTTAACCAAAATCAGAGTGCTGGAATAGGCAATTTGGGTTCATCTTCACCGTCATTCTCGACTCCTGGCAATGCTAGTGCAAAACGGCTCCCTCAGAAACCTCTGGGTAGACCTCCTGGTGTTCCCATGTCGAGCATGGTTTCACCATTGAAACCCATGGATCTTTCTTCCGCTGCACGTAGGAAGAAGCAGAAGCTACCAGAGAAGCAGCTACAAGATAGAGTAGCAGCAATTCTGCCAGAGTCTGCTCTGTACACCCAGCTTCTTGAGTTTGAAACCCGTGTTGATGCTGCTTTAGCTAGAAAGAAGGTCGACATCCAGGAGGCGCTTAAAAGCCCTCCTTGTGTTCAGAAAACCCTTCGAATTTATGTCTTCAATACATTTGCCAATCAGATAAGAACAATCCCCAAGAAGCCAAATGCTGACCCTCCGACTTGGACTCTTAAAGTTATCGGGAGAATCTTGGAAGATGGGGTAGACCCTGACCAGCCTGGAGCAGTCCAGAAATCAAACCCATTGTACCCAAAGTTCTCATCTTTTTTCAAGAGAGTGTCAATTCAGTTGGATCAGAGACTATATCCTGATAATCATATCATTATATGGGAGCATGCTCGATCACCTGCACCTCACGAGGGTTTTGAAGTCAAGAGAAAAGGGGACAAAGAGTTCTCTGTGAATATACGATTGGAAATGAATTATGTGCCTGAGAAATTTAAGCTCTCTCCAGCTTTGATGGAAGTTCTTGGTATAGAGGTTGAAACCCGTCCTAGAATAATAGCTGCAATTTGGCATTATGTGAAGGCTAGGAAACTGCAGAACCCTGAGGACCCTTCATTTTTCAATTGCGACGCACCTCTTCAGAAAGTATTTGGGGAATCAAAGATGAAGTTCACGATGGTTTCACAGAGGATATCTCAGCATTTATCTCCTCCACAGCCGATACATTTGGAGCATAAAATTAAGCTATCGGGGAATAGTCCAGCTGGAACTGTCTGCTATGATGTGGTGGTTGACGTGCCATTCCCAATACAGAGGGAGTTGTCTGCTTTGTTGGCAAATGCTGAGAAGAATAAAGAGATTGATACTTGTGATGAGGCGATATGTACTGCTATAAGGAAAATTCATGAACATCGTCGGAGACGCGCATTCTTCCTTGGATTTAGTCAATCACCTGTCGAATTTGTCAATGCTCTCATTGAATCTCAAAGCAAGGATTTGAAGCTGGTAGCTGGAGAAGCTAGTAGAAATGCCGAGAAAGAGCGCCGCTCAGATTTCTTTAACCAGCCATG GGTTGAAGATGCTGTAATTCGATATTTGAATCGCAAGCCCGCTGCCGGAAGCGATGCTCCTCGGAGCATGTGA
- the LOC7495778 gene encoding ATPase family AAA domain-containing protein FIGL1 isoform X2, whose protein sequence is MAGKEEPVPFSSLLKPKVEDPPDSQICWRKQVDENLKRLHSLQFGADLALEKRDFSAAHLLSLRLLGFLDSHSLSDADEALTRTIRRDAVSKLDSARRSLALESDRRAFEQAGRGLGQVFSRKGDIDIEKIKQSKYFRALLQKYNIKLSNKLDDRKDRQEKLSCSTSKVMPQANLASLYGNNTSKANNGFHKSMLNPKSNISEDHMIIEKPHSHNNHPKGYSLSSFIKLQEEERGYGNAVGSKRSHVEISSPRNDSANSPTNNEENNTDGSGNGFVTARAKLEMDAKQKHGLAGSPSTSVSPQSDSTNRGYGARSYGFSRRGVRGNFIPPIKSNGGNTGNVTTRVAGKSDDASDDSAKRCLEMLCGPDGELPEKLRNLEPRLIEHISNEIMDRDPNVRWDDIAGLDHAKKCVTEMVIWPLLRPDIFKGCRSPGRGLLLFGPPGTGKTMIGKAIAGEAKATFFYISASSLTSKWIGEGEKLVRALFGVASCRQPAVIFVDEIDSLLSQRKSEGEHESSRRLKTQFLIEMEGFDSGSEQILLIGATNRPQELDEAARRRLTKRLYIPLPSLARAWIVRNLLEKDGLFKLSKDEINTICSLTEGYSGSDMKNLVKDASMGPLREALKQGIEITKLKKEDMRSVTLQDFEDALQEVRPSVSSNELGTYDEWNKQFGSLSL, encoded by the exons ATGGCGGGAAAAGAAGAGCCAgttccattttcttctcttctgaaACCGAAAGTGGAAGATCCTCCAGACTCTCAGATTTGTTGGAGAAAACAAGTCGACGAGAACCTGAAGAGGCTCCACTCGCTCCAATTCGGCGCCGATTTAGCTCTCGAGAAGCGCGATTTCTCGGCGGCTCATTTGCTCTCTCTTCGCCTTCTCGGCTTCCTCGACTCACATTCTCTTTCTGATGCCGATGAGGCTCTCACTCGGACTATACGCCGTGACGCCGTATCCAAGCTCGACTCGGCTCGCCGATCCCTCGCTCTTGAATCTGATCG TCGAGCATTTGAGCAAGCAGGTAGAGGTCTTGGCCAGGTTTTTAGCAGAAAAGGAGATATTGACATTGAGAAGATCAAGCAGTCAAAGTACTTTCGTGCTCTTCTTCAGAAGTATAATATAAAGCTTTCAAATAAATTG GATGACAGAAAGGATAGGCAGGAAAAATTGAGCTGCAGTACATCAAAGGTTATGCCACAAGCAAATTTGGCATCCCTGTATGGAAACAACACCTCCAAAGCGAATAATGGCTTCCATAAGAGTATGTTGAACCCCAAAAGTAATATCTCTGAGGATCACATGATTATAGAAAAGCCCCACTCACATAACAACCATCCTAAAGGATACAGTCTTTCTAGTTTTATAAAACTTCAAGAGGAAGAAAGAGGTTATGGAAATGCTGTGGGGTCAAAACGTTCACATGTGGAAATCAGCAGCCCTAGAAATGACAGCGCAAATTCACCAACaaacaatgaagaaaataatactgATGGTTCTGGCAATGGATTTGTTACTGCAAGAGCTAAACTG GAAATGGATGCAAAGCAAAAACATGGCCTGGCAGGATCACCAAGTACATCTGTCTCCCCACAAAGTGATAGCACAAACAGAGGATATGGTGCGAGATCATATGGGTTTTCACGCCGTGGTGTTCGAGGTAATTTTATTCCACCCATAAAATCTAATGGGGGCAATACTGGAAATGTGACTACAAGAGTTGCTGGAAAGAGCGATGATGCATCGGATGACTCGGCAAAGAGATG tttggaAATGCTATGCGGTCCTGATGGTGAACTTCCTGAAAAGTTGAGGAATTTGGAACCTCGTCTCATTGAGCATATTAGTAATGAGATTATGGATCGAGATCCTAATGTTCGGTGGGATGATATAG CTGGCCTGGATCATGCGAAAAAATGTGTGACTGAGATGGTTATATGGCCTTTGTTACGTCCTGATATATTTAAAGGGTGTCGTTCTCCTGGAAGAGGTCTGCTTCTCTTTGGTCCACCG GGAACAGGAAAAACAATGATAGGGAAAGCAATAGCTGGGGAGGCTAAAGCAACCTTTTTCTACATTTCTGCCAGTTCATTAACTAGCAAGTGG ATTGGGGAGGGTGAAAAGTTAGTGAGGGCGTTATTTGGTGTTGCCAGTTGTCGTCAGCCTGCTGTAATTTTTGTTGATGAAATAGACTCCCTTCTGTCTCAG CGAAAGTCAGAAGGTGAACATGAATCAAGTAGACGACTGAAAACACAGTTCCTCATTGAAATGGAAGGCTTTGACAGTGGTAGTGAGCAAATTCTACTTATAG GAGCGACAAATCGACCCCAAGAACTGGATGAAGCAGCACGTAGACGCCTTACTAAAAGGCTTTACATCCCCTTACCATCGTTAG CAAGAGCCTGGATTGTACGTAATCTCTTAGAGAAGGATGGACTATTCAAGCTTTCCAAGGATGAAATTAATACCATATGTAGTTTGACTGAAG gATATTCAGGATCAGACATGAAAAACTTAGTGAAGGATGCATCCATGGGTCCGCTAAGAGAAGCTCTCAAACAGGGCATAGAAATTACCAAGCTGAAAAAGGAGGATATGCGATCAGTTACTCTTCAG GATTTTGAAGATGCATTGCAAGAAGTGAGGCCCTCCGTTTCTTCGAATGAACTCGGTACGTATGATGAATGGAACAAACAATTTGGAAGTTTATCTCTCTAG
- the LOC7495778 gene encoding ATPase family AAA domain-containing protein FIGL1 isoform X1, which produces MAGKEEPVPFSSLLKPKVEDPPDSQICWRKQVDENLKRLHSLQFGADLALEKRDFSAAHLLSLRLLGFLDSHSLSDADEALTRTIRRDAVSKLDSARRSLALESDRRAFEQAGRGLGQVFSRKGDIDIEKIKQSKYFRALLQKYNIKLSNKLDDRKDRQEKLSCSTSKVMPQANLASLYGNNTSKANNGFHKSMLNPKSNISEDHMIIEKPHSHNNHPKGYSLSSFIKLQEEERGYGNAVGSKRSHVEISSPRNDSANSPTNNEENNTDGSGNGFVTARAKLEMDAKQKHGLAGSPSTSVSPQSDSTNRGYGARSYGFSRRGVRGNFIPPIKSNGGNTGNVTTRVAGKSDDASDDSAKRCLEMLCGPDGELPEKLRNLEPRLIEHISNEIMDRDPNVRWDDIAGLDHAKKCVTEMVIWPLLRPDIFKGCRSPGRGLLLFGPPGTGKTMIGKAIAGEAKATFFYISASSLTSKWIGEGEKLVRALFGVASCRQPAVIFVDEIDSLLSQRKSEGEHESSRRLKTQFLIEMEGFDSGSEQILLIGATNRPQELDEAARRRLTKRLYIPLPSLEARAWIVRNLLEKDGLFKLSKDEINTICSLTEGYSGSDMKNLVKDASMGPLREALKQGIEITKLKKEDMRSVTLQDFEDALQEVRPSVSSNELGTYDEWNKQFGSLSL; this is translated from the exons ATGGCGGGAAAAGAAGAGCCAgttccattttcttctcttctgaaACCGAAAGTGGAAGATCCTCCAGACTCTCAGATTTGTTGGAGAAAACAAGTCGACGAGAACCTGAAGAGGCTCCACTCGCTCCAATTCGGCGCCGATTTAGCTCTCGAGAAGCGCGATTTCTCGGCGGCTCATTTGCTCTCTCTTCGCCTTCTCGGCTTCCTCGACTCACATTCTCTTTCTGATGCCGATGAGGCTCTCACTCGGACTATACGCCGTGACGCCGTATCCAAGCTCGACTCGGCTCGCCGATCCCTCGCTCTTGAATCTGATCG TCGAGCATTTGAGCAAGCAGGTAGAGGTCTTGGCCAGGTTTTTAGCAGAAAAGGAGATATTGACATTGAGAAGATCAAGCAGTCAAAGTACTTTCGTGCTCTTCTTCAGAAGTATAATATAAAGCTTTCAAATAAATTG GATGACAGAAAGGATAGGCAGGAAAAATTGAGCTGCAGTACATCAAAGGTTATGCCACAAGCAAATTTGGCATCCCTGTATGGAAACAACACCTCCAAAGCGAATAATGGCTTCCATAAGAGTATGTTGAACCCCAAAAGTAATATCTCTGAGGATCACATGATTATAGAAAAGCCCCACTCACATAACAACCATCCTAAAGGATACAGTCTTTCTAGTTTTATAAAACTTCAAGAGGAAGAAAGAGGTTATGGAAATGCTGTGGGGTCAAAACGTTCACATGTGGAAATCAGCAGCCCTAGAAATGACAGCGCAAATTCACCAACaaacaatgaagaaaataatactgATGGTTCTGGCAATGGATTTGTTACTGCAAGAGCTAAACTG GAAATGGATGCAAAGCAAAAACATGGCCTGGCAGGATCACCAAGTACATCTGTCTCCCCACAAAGTGATAGCACAAACAGAGGATATGGTGCGAGATCATATGGGTTTTCACGCCGTGGTGTTCGAGGTAATTTTATTCCACCCATAAAATCTAATGGGGGCAATACTGGAAATGTGACTACAAGAGTTGCTGGAAAGAGCGATGATGCATCGGATGACTCGGCAAAGAGATG tttggaAATGCTATGCGGTCCTGATGGTGAACTTCCTGAAAAGTTGAGGAATTTGGAACCTCGTCTCATTGAGCATATTAGTAATGAGATTATGGATCGAGATCCTAATGTTCGGTGGGATGATATAG CTGGCCTGGATCATGCGAAAAAATGTGTGACTGAGATGGTTATATGGCCTTTGTTACGTCCTGATATATTTAAAGGGTGTCGTTCTCCTGGAAGAGGTCTGCTTCTCTTTGGTCCACCG GGAACAGGAAAAACAATGATAGGGAAAGCAATAGCTGGGGAGGCTAAAGCAACCTTTTTCTACATTTCTGCCAGTTCATTAACTAGCAAGTGG ATTGGGGAGGGTGAAAAGTTAGTGAGGGCGTTATTTGGTGTTGCCAGTTGTCGTCAGCCTGCTGTAATTTTTGTTGATGAAATAGACTCCCTTCTGTCTCAG CGAAAGTCAGAAGGTGAACATGAATCAAGTAGACGACTGAAAACACAGTTCCTCATTGAAATGGAAGGCTTTGACAGTGGTAGTGAGCAAATTCTACTTATAG GAGCGACAAATCGACCCCAAGAACTGGATGAAGCAGCACGTAGACGCCTTACTAAAAGGCTTTACATCCCCTTACCATCGTTAG AAGCAAGAGCCTGGATTGTACGTAATCTCTTAGAGAAGGATGGACTATTCAAGCTTTCCAAGGATGAAATTAATACCATATGTAGTTTGACTGAAG gATATTCAGGATCAGACATGAAAAACTTAGTGAAGGATGCATCCATGGGTCCGCTAAGAGAAGCTCTCAAACAGGGCATAGAAATTACCAAGCTGAAAAAGGAGGATATGCGATCAGTTACTCTTCAG GATTTTGAAGATGCATTGCAAGAAGTGAGGCCCTCCGTTTCTTCGAATGAACTCGGTACGTATGATGAATGGAACAAACAATTTGGAAGTTTATCTCTCTAG
- the LOC7495777 gene encoding ATPase family AAA domain-containing protein FIGL1, whose translation MHPSAAQFYKYLARPNFPPNPYILSPVNGSALNAQLRLKAPASPPGQNNPLSLQIPHFTEMGSSSTDGTRKKSLEMLRGPDDQLPEKLRHLEPHLLERIIYEIMDTDLNVCWDDIAGLEHAKKSVTQMVVWPLMRPDIFKGCRDLGSGLLLFGPPGTCKTMMAKTIAGEMKAAFFHLSARTLATKWVADSEKVVRTLFGIARCMQPAVIFCDEIDLILNKSTTYAHQYSRRLKMQFLTEMESMDNKTARILLIGATSRPHDLDDVALKHLTRRLHMPLPSPEARSYIISNLLKKDGLFSLSEKDLNTICCLTEGYSGSDMAILVKTAAMGPLRDAMKDGLKDIENLEAEKLRAVTLEDFWTSMQAVRPSVSPNETGAHAHWNLQFGSMSL comes from the exons ATGCATCCATCGGCAGCCCAGTTCTACAAGTATCTTGCACGACCAAACTTTCCTCCGAATCCGTACATATTGTCGCCAGTAAATGGATCG GCCCTAAATGCTCAATTGCGACTCAAAGCACCGGCCTCTCCTCCAGGTCAAAACAATCCCCTAAGTTTGCAGATACCTCATTTTACAGAAATGGGCAGTAGCTCAACAGATGGGACGAGAAAGAAAAG TTTGGAGATGTTGAGAGGTCCTGATGACCAGCTACCTGAAAAATTACGACATTTGGAACCTCATCTGCTTGAACGAATTATATATGAGATCATGGATACGGATCTTAATGTTTGCTGGGATGATATTG CTGGTCTTGAGCATGCCAAAAAAAGTGTCACTCAGATGGTGGTATGGCCTTTAATGCGTCCTGACATATTTAAGGGTTGTCGTGATCTTGGGAGTGGCCTTCTTCTATTTGGTCCACCG GGAACATGTAAAACTATGATGGCGAAAACTATAGCTGGAGAGATGAAAGCAGCCTTTTTCCATTTATCTGCCAGAACATTAGCTACCAAATGg GTTGCCGATTCTGAAAAGGTGGTGAGGACACTTTTTGGAATAGCCCGTTGTATGCAGCCAGCAGTCATTTTCTGTGATGAGATTGATTTAATACTAAATAAG AGTACAACGTATGCACACCAATACAGCAGGCGTCTCAAGATGCAGTTCCTAACTGAGATGGAAAGCATGGACAACAAGACTGCTCGGATTTTGCTTATAG GTGCGACAAGTAGACCTCATGATCTCGATGATGTTGCCCTAAAACACCTAACCAGAAGACTGCATATGCCCTTGCCTTCACCAG AAGCAAGATCATATATCATTAGCAATCTATTGAAGAAGGATGGATTATTTTCCTTATCTGAAAAAGACTTGAACACTATTTGCTGCTTAACTGAAG ggtATTCAGGTTCTGATATGGCAATCTTAGTGAAAACCGCTGCCATGGGTCCGCTAAGAGATGCTATGAAAGACGGTCTTAAGGATATAGAAAACTTGGAAGCAGAGAAGCTGAGAGCAGTGACCCTTGAG GACTTCTGGACTTCAATGCAAGCAGTAAGGCCTTCAGTTTCACCAAATGAAACTGGTGCACATGCTCATTGGAACCTGCAGTTTGGCAGCATGTCACTGTAG